From Kaistella polysaccharea:
GAACATGGCGATGGAAGAAAAAGATTGGGCGACCTGGAATTTCCTGCAATGGTTCGTAAAAGAACAGATCGAAGAAGAAACTTTAGCCATGGATCTTATCGACAAATTAAAAATTGCGGGTGGAGACAGAGCTACCGACGAATCATTATTTAATTTAGATAAAGATTTAGGTGCCGCAGAAGATGACGCGGAACTTGCGAGAAACGCAACATCAGAAAATCCGTAAAATTTATTTTATATTCTCCCAAAATCTGCTTTTATAAAGGCAGATTTTTTTCTGGAATTACTCAGCCAAAAACTTTATCTTTGCACACTTGTAAATTAATAACTTAAAAGTCATTTAAACATCAATTTTAACCTTTGAACTAAAGATATGAAATGTGGAATCGTAGGTTTGCCCAATGTAGGTAAATCAACCCTTTTTAATTGTTTAAGCAATGCCAAAGCGCAGTCTGCCAATTATCCTTTCTGTACCATCGAACCGAATATTGGAACCGTTTCTGTACCTGATGAACGTTTGTTTATATTAGAAAAGTTAGTGAAACCAGAACGCGTTTTACCAGCAGTAGTAGAAATCGTGGATATCGCTGGTTTGGTAAAAGGAGCCAGCAAAGGAGAAGGTTTAGGAAATAAATTTTTGGCAAACATCAGAGAATGCGAAGCGATTATTCATGTGTTGAGATGTTTTGAAGACGGGAATATAATTCACGTTGAAGGAACGGTTGATCCCATCAGAGATAAAGAAATCATCGACATTGAACTTCAGTTGAAAGATATTGAGACTTTAGCAAAGGCGGTTGAAAAAGCGAAGAAATTCATTAAATCTGGCAAAAAAGATGATGTGATGACTTACGAAACACTTTTGAAACTTCAGAAATTTGTGGAAGAAGGACAAAATGCCCGTGAATTTCCGATGGATGATTTTTCAACTCCCATTATTTCCGAAGTTCAACTTTTGACCAATAAACCTGTTTTGTATGTTTGTAATGTGGATGAAAATTCCATTAAGAACGGAAACGAATGGATCGCTAAAATCGAAGAGATGGCGACAAAGGAAAATGCAGAAGTTGTAGTTTTAGCAGCTCAAATTGAAGCCGATATTAATGAGTTAGAAACTTTCGAAGAACGCGAAATGTTTTTAGACGAATTAGGACTCACAGAACCGGGCGTAAATCGCCTGATACGAAAAGCCTACGATTTATTGCATTTACAAACTTATTTTACGGCTGGAGTTAAAGAAGTTCGCGCCTGGACAATTGGTAAAGGCTGGACTGCGCCACAAGCAGCTGGTGTCATTCATACCGATTTCGAAAAAGGATTTATTCGTGCAGAAGTCATTAAATATGAAGATTTCGTAAATCTCGGTTCCGAAGCGAAAGTGAAAGAAGCCGGAAAACTTTCCGTAGAAGGTAAAGAATATATCGTTCAAGATGGCGACATGATGAATTTTAGATTTAATGTTTAGAAATTATAAATATTAGAAATAGTATACAAAGCGGACTTCGGTTCGCTTTTTTTGTGATAAAAATTTCGAAGTTGGACTTTTGTATTTATAATTTTTATGTAAATTGGGGTCAAATTATTTTATGGAAATTAAAAAAGTAGCAGTTATAGTAGGAAGTTTACGTAAAGAATCCTTTAATCGAAAAGTGGCCAACGAAATGATTCGTTTGGCTCCGGAAGGTTTGGAACTTAATATTGTTGAAATTAAAGATCTTACCTTTTTCAGTGAAGATATTGAAAACGATCCGCCACAAGAATGGCTAAATTTTAAGCAAAAAATATCAGATTCCGATGCAGTAATATTTGTTTCGCCAGAATACAACCGAACAATTCCAGGCGTGCTGAAAAATGCCATGGAAATCGGTGCGCGCCCACCGAAACTAAATTCCTGGAAAGGTAAACCTGGTGCCGTAGTAACTGTTTCTCCTGGTGCTATTGGCGGTTTGGGAAGTAATCAAACCATAAGAATCGCTGCATCTAACGTACATATTTCGGTAATGGCTCAACCTGAAGCATACATCGGGGGAATTAAAGATAAATTGCTAGAAGATGGCGTAACTGTTGACGAAAAAACCGAAAAATTCCTGGTTACTTTCTTAGAAGCCTTTAAAGCCTGGACAGAAAAATTTTAGCTTTAAGGCAGGTTATTTTTTGAAAGCGGAGCAGTTTTAAAACTTTTCCACAAAATTTTTAAAATTGCTTTGCTTTCCCTATTTTTGTGAGTTGCCGAAAATGAGGCACTTTCCCGATAAAACATGAGCGACAATACGGTAGTAAATTATTCCGAAGACAATATTAGAACCCTCGACTGGCAGGAGCATATCCGAATTCGTCCGGGAATGTATATTGGTAAATTGGGCGACGGTTCTTCAGCTGACGACGGAATCTATATTTTACTTAAAGAAATCATCGATAATTCTATCGATGAATTTGTCATGAAATCCGGTAAGCGAATCGAGATAAAAATAGACGAAGGTAAAGCGACAGTTCGTGATTACGGCCGCGGAATTCCTCTGGGTAAAGTAGTTGACGCCGTTTCGAAAATGAATACGGGTGGTAAATATGATTCTAAAGCTTTTAAGAAATCCGTCGGTTTAAATGGAGTAGGTTCTAAAGCGGTGAATGCGCTTTCAGAATTTTTCCGAGTAAAATCTATTCGCGACGGCAGAGTAAAAATTGCAGAATTTTCTAAAGGTTTAATTACCGAAGATTTTCAAGAAGCAGAATCTACCGACCGAAACGGAACGGAGATTACTTTCGTTCCCGATACGACTATTTTTACCCATTTTAAATTTCGGAAAGAGTACATCGAAAAGATGTTGAAAAATTATTGCTACCTGAACCCAGGTTTGAAAATAGTTTTCAACGGTGAAACGTATTTCTCGGAAAACGGATTGCGTGATTTACTGCAGGAGGAAATTGAAGGTGAAATTATATATCCGATAATTCATTTAAAAGACGAGGATATTGAAGTCGCCATTACCCATTCCGACAAGTCACAGTCTGAAACGTATTTTTCATTTGTGAACGGACAAAATACCACTCAAGGTGGAACGCACTTGAATTCCTTCCGTGAAGCGTATGTGAAAACGATTCGGGAATATTTTGGTAAAAACTTTGAGGCTGCAGACATTCGGAAATCAATTATTGCAGCGGTTTCAATTAAAGTGATTGAACCCGTTTTTGAATCTCAGACCAAAACCAAATTAGGTTCTAATGAAATGGAGCCCGGAAAAGAAACGGTACGTACATTTATTACTAATTTCTTAAAGAATAAACTGGATAATTATCTGCATCAGAATTCTGAAATTGCAGAT
This genomic window contains:
- a CDS encoding NADPH-dependent FMN reductase, with the protein product MEIKKVAVIVGSLRKESFNRKVANEMIRLAPEGLELNIVEIKDLTFFSEDIENDPPQEWLNFKQKISDSDAVIFVSPEYNRTIPGVLKNAMEIGARPPKLNSWKGKPGAVVTVSPGAIGGLGSNQTIRIAASNVHISVMAQPEAYIGGIKDKLLEDGVTVDEKTEKFLVTFLEAFKAWTEKF
- a CDS encoding DNA topoisomerase IV subunit B gives rise to the protein MSDNTVVNYSEDNIRTLDWQEHIRIRPGMYIGKLGDGSSADDGIYILLKEIIDNSIDEFVMKSGKRIEIKIDEGKATVRDYGRGIPLGKVVDAVSKMNTGGKYDSKAFKKSVGLNGVGSKAVNALSEFFRVKSIRDGRVKIAEFSKGLITEDFQEAESTDRNGTEITFVPDTTIFTHFKFRKEYIEKMLKNYCYLNPGLKIVFNGETYFSENGLRDLLQEEIEGEIIYPIIHLKDEDIEVAITHSDKSQSETYFSFVNGQNTTQGGTHLNSFREAYVKTIREYFGKNFEAADIRKSIIAAVSIKVIEPVFESQTKTKLGSNEMEPGKETVRTFITNFLKNKLDNYLHQNSEIADAIYRKIIISERERKELSGIQKLARERAKKVSLHNKKLRDCRQHYNDQKALRKGDSMIFITEGDSASGSITKSRDVETQAVFSLKGKPLNCYGLTKRVVYENEEFNLLQAALNIEDSLEDLRYNHVIIATDADVDGMHIRLLMITFFLQFFPDLIKNGHLYILQTPLFRVRNKKETRYCYSEVERLKALEDLGKNPEITRFKGLGEISPDEFKHFIGKDIRLEPVVLGKDQTIEQILEFYMGKNTPDRQTFILQNLVVESPDIDKKEMITEVEVEVDIE
- the ychF gene encoding redox-regulated ATPase YchF, with translation MKCGIVGLPNVGKSTLFNCLSNAKAQSANYPFCTIEPNIGTVSVPDERLFILEKLVKPERVLPAVVEIVDIAGLVKGASKGEGLGNKFLANIRECEAIIHVLRCFEDGNIIHVEGTVDPIRDKEIIDIELQLKDIETLAKAVEKAKKFIKSGKKDDVMTYETLLKLQKFVEEGQNAREFPMDDFSTPIISEVQLLTNKPVLYVCNVDENSIKNGNEWIAKIEEMATKENAEVVVLAAQIEADINELETFEEREMFLDELGLTEPGVNRLIRKAYDLLHLQTYFTAGVKEVRAWTIGKGWTAPQAAGVIHTDFEKGFIRAEVIKYEDFVNLGSEAKVKEAGKLSVEGKEYIVQDGDMMNFRFNV